Sequence from the Nitrospinaceae bacterium genome:
TCAAAGGCCGGAGGTGCGAATTCACTTCAATGAATCTGCACAATCACGTTTTTGACCTGGGTGTAAGATTCCAGGGCGTGCACTCCCATTTCCCGTCCGTATCCGCTTTGCTTGTACCCGCCAAACGGGGCGGCGGCGTCGAAAATGTTGTGGCAGTTGACCCACACGGTTCCGGCTTTGAGTCCCTGCGCCACTTTATGGACTTTGTTGATGTCCTGCGTCCACACGCTTGCGGCCAGCCCATAGATGGTGTCGTTGCCGCGGGCGATGACCTCCTCAATATCGTCAAAGGGAGAGGCGACGACCACCGGACCGAATATTTCCTCCTGAACGATTTTCATGCTGGTTTCTATATCCGAGAAAACGGTAGGCTCCACATAACAGCCACTCTCCATATCTCCACCCGGAGCCTTGCCGCCGGCCATGGCTTTGGCTCCCTGGGACTCTCCGGAACGAATGTAATTTAACACCCGGTCCTGTTGTTCTCGGGATACCAAAGGACCCATGTCGACATCGGGATGCATTCCAGGCCCGAGTTTGATGTTCTTTGCATGGTCCGAAACGCGCTCCACCAGTTCCTGGTAGACTTTTTGATGCACCATAAGCCGCGATCCCGCTGCGCAGCATTGGCCGTGGTTGAAGAAAATCGCGCCGGAAACGCCGAGGGCCGCCGTTTCCAGATCGGCGTCTGGAAAAACGATGCTCGGAGACTTTCCACCCAACTCCAAAGAGACGCGCTTCAAATTTCCCACAGAGGCCTTGACGATTTCGTGGCCGACTTCCGTACTTCCAGTAAAAGCCACCTTGTCGACCTGTAGATGTTGCGCGAGGTGTGCCCCGGCGTCGCCAAATCCCGTCACCACGTTGACCACGCCATCCGGAAACCCGGCTTCTGAAAACAGGCCCGCCAGCATCAATGCGGAAAGAGGCGTTTGCTCCGCCGGTTTCAGGACCACGCAGTTTCCCGCCGCCAGGGCGACGCCCAGTTTCCATGCGGCCATGAGCAGGGGAAAATTCCACGGGATGATTTGCCCGACCACACCCATCGGCTCCCTCAACGTGAAATCAAAGAAATGGCCGCCGGGAGCGTAGGGAACCGAAAGGTCGATGGTCTCGCCGTGTATTTTTGTGGCCAGCCCGGCATAATAACGGAAATGATCGATGGTGAGCGGCACGTCCGCAACAGTGGCTATTTTCAGAGGTTTGCCGTTGTCCAGAGTTTCCAGCTGGGCAAACTCCTCGGTTCTCTCTTCGATGAGGTCCGCCAGTTTCCAAAGCAGTTTTCCGCGTTCCGAGGCGGTGATTTTTCTCCAGGGCCCGGAGTCAAAAGCCTTGCGGGCGGCGCTCACGGCACGATCGATATCTTCCTTCCCGCCTTTCGGTACCCGGCATAACACCGCATTGTTTGAGGGGTCGACAGTTTCAAAGGTTTCACCGCTGGCCGCATCGACGCGTTTTCCGTCGATCAACAACTTTTGCGGAGTGCCTAAAAATGTTTGAGTGGCGCTGGACGGTTCCTGCATGGTGGCGCTGGTCATGATGGATCTCCCTTTGTTAGCCAAAAAAGGACAAATGCTTCCAGAGAATCATTCATGAAATGATCCCCAAAGTCATGGATTTAAAAAAACGAAAACAGGTACCCATATTATAGGCAAAACCCGAAATTCAGGCCAGATCAAATTCGCCAGAATGAAAAGGGTGATTGTGTCTGGAGTTTTTGAAAATGCAGGCCATCCAAGGGGAATGGTTGACCGGGCTATTTGGGAAGGGTGGGTTCGGCGCAGGTCACATAAACTTTCAAATCGATGGGTTTGGAGCTCTTGTTGTTGACCAGGGAGGTTTCCCATGAATTGATGTTCGATGGATAATTGCTCTCAACGGAACATCCTGAACATCCTGTGGATTTGTACCCTCCGCCCAGCAAAATTTTTCCGGGCGAACAGCTCATCAACACGGATCTCTTTTGCCCAGGGGCGATTTTGAAACTTTTACTCTCCAGCATTTCCCAGCCCGACACTCCATTGAGAGCGGACGATTTGCCGGCGATCTGCTTTCCGGGAGGGCCCTTGAGGCCGATCGGCCCTTGCAATCCCCGCGGGCCCATGGGTCCGGGAATTCCTGGTTCGCCTGGGTCGCCTTTATCGCCCTTGGGGCCAGGCAATCCTTTGATTTGCCCCTTGGAAATCATTTCCGTTAGAGCGGCATTTACGGTTTTCGCATCGATTTTTGGATTTTTGTTGGCGGTTTGTTGTTTTTTTGATATGGATTGGATTTCACTTTGGAGCGCTTTTTCAACTTTATGATTCAAGAAATCTGAGTACGTTAAATATCCCAAAGTAAGGGCGGCTCCAAAAACGAAACACAGGGTGACTATGAATAAGTCCAAAAAGGCAAAACTAAACCCTTCCTTTTCAGGCGGTGGCGGTAGATATTGCTTCTTTTCCATCGGGTCGCCCATTTTTTTCATGGCGGGTTCTGCCTCATAATTTTTTGAAGGGACCCATTTTTTCTTTGCGTATTTGTTCATTGTTTATCGTTTCAAAATAGCAAACCAGATCAAGCTCCTTTCCGGTGTTAATTTTTATTCAACGGAAAGGAGACGATCATGCCTCCCATTAAATCATCCAGTTGAAAATCCCGTTTAGGGCTTTTGGGATGGGCGTTGTGGCAGTCCACACACGCCTTACTCACAGCAAAATCCGGATAAACCGCCTGAAAATAGGTCGATCTTCCGCGCTTCAATTTGCCCATATAAGGCCGCAGTGGGTCGATGTTTACAGCCACCAGGGCGTTGCGTTCAAACTCATTTGCGGCGCTGTTATTGAAACTGATCGGCCAGAGGCTGATCAGTCTCAAATTCAATCCCGCCTTATTTTTTCTCGCCAAAAGGCCCGTATTCAATAAATATTGCGCCGGTAAAGGAAGCGCGTTTTCGTCCGCCCAGGCTTCCTTGGTTTCAACCTTATTAAGAGTCTTCATGCGTTTTACGATGAATTTGGTGTAAACGAAACGGTCGGATTCTAAAACCGCATGCAGGTAGTCAGACACGATCGGCGAAGGAACCGCAAATACATCGTTTTCCGTTGAGATTCCCTGCTCATTCAGTGGCACGTGGCTGAGCGGAATATTGATTAAAATTCCTCCCAGCACGCTTCCCATTTTGAAATCTTTTTT
This genomic interval carries:
- the dhaS gene encoding putative aldehyde dehydrogenase DhaS, which codes for MTSATMQEPSSATQTFLGTPQKLLIDGKRVDAASGETFETVDPSNNAVLCRVPKGGKEDIDRAVSAARKAFDSGPWRKITASERGKLLWKLADLIEERTEEFAQLETLDNGKPLKIATVADVPLTIDHFRYYAGLATKIHGETIDLSVPYAPGGHFFDFTLREPMGVVGQIIPWNFPLLMAAWKLGVALAAGNCVVLKPAEQTPLSALMLAGLFSEAGFPDGVVNVVTGFGDAGAHLAQHLQVDKVAFTGSTEVGHEIVKASVGNLKRVSLELGGKSPSIVFPDADLETAALGVSGAIFFNHGQCCAAGSRLMVHQKVYQELVERVSDHAKNIKLGPGMHPDVDMGPLVSREQQDRVLNYIRSGESQGAKAMAGGKAPGGDMESGCYVEPTVFSDIETSMKIVQEEIFGPVVVASPFDDIEEVIARGNDTIYGLAASVWTQDINKVHKVAQGLKAGTVWVNCHNIFDAAAPFGGYKQSGYGREMGVHALESYTQVKNVIVQIH